The sequence ATTATCTGAATCTAAATTTAAATTAGTGACATCTTTTTCTTCTGACTTAAAAATTACTCGTTCCCCTAAATTTAGCCTATAGGCTTTAAATTCTGTCACTTCGTATTCTTGCTTGATTTCTTCTTTTATCTTTTTAAAATTCTCTAGAATAAATTTTGCAATTTCTAAATTATTTTCTGTGTTAAAAACTTGTTTTTTTGAAAATGAAAAATCAATATTTTTTAAATAATTCTCTATAAACTCATTTTTACTTTTAACATTAAAATTTTCATTAATTTCTTTAAAGCCTAATCCAAGCATATTCATTGCCTTAAGAAAAAATTTTGTAGGAATGCGATTTAGTTTTGCAAGCTCTTGAAAGTTGCGTTCTTCTTTTATCTCTTTAAATTGTTCTTCACTTTCTTTGATTCCTTTAGCAAATAATGGAATATTTCTTTTGATTTTTTGCTTCATTTCCTCTTTTGTGATCTCAAAATGTTTCAAATCCTGCTTTTTAATTCGTTTATTTTTTGCATAATAAATTTTATTGTCTTTGATAATATGTTCTAGTTTTTTGTTTGGGGTAAGATTAATGCATCTTTTTTTGTTTTCAAATGAAAGTCCTTGATCCCTCATGCTTTTATTAAGATTTTTGATAAATTCTACTTCATTTAGCGTGTGATAGCTTAACCTCTCTAACATACTTAATTCATTATCTAAATCATTGTCAAATTTTCTTTTATAGGTTAAATCTGGAGCAAACTCGTTAGTTTTGAAAGGATAGTATCTTGCTCCTCTTCCTATGAGTTGAGCTTCTTTTGTTGTAACGGCTCCGCTTGTTTTATTTCCAAGTCTTACGATATCAAAAAGATTGAGCACATCCCAGCCTTCATTTAGTTTATCCACAGTAAAAATTACTCTCACTTGATTATGAGAATCTTCCAAAGAATTTAAAAGAATTTGATTTTTTTCAAGTTCTTTTTCATCATTTGTATTAAGAATGTAGGTTTGTTTGAAATTATTTTTAAGATAATTGACAATATTTTCTAAATATGCTTCTTTAAACTCTTTTTGAAAAAACTCTAAACTTTTTGCAAAAAGCTCACTCTCCCTTGAATCAGTGCTTTTGTAAAAATTATCAATCATGCGTATATCAAGATTGTCTAAAAATTCTAAAAAAACCTCTTGATTTGCCTCTGAAGTTTTGATAGCTTCGCTTTTAAAAAGAATTACAGGTTTCAAAGCGATTTGATATTTTTGGGCAAGAAGCTCTCTATAAAGACTTAAAAGAATCCCACCTAAGAAGCGATCTTGCAGGCTTTTATTTTCATATTTCATCACAAAAATACGCTTAGAATATCCATCTTTGCAAAATTTTGCTAAATTATATTCATAGATGATTTTATCTCTATACTTCTTTAAAACATTGTCATCTCTTGGGATTGTTGCACTAAATTCAAACATTAAATTTTCTTTATGGCTTTCAAAAGCTCTTTTGGTAATGGCTTCCCATCCTTCTTTTTTCTCTTGTTCTTCTTTATTTTGTTTTTTTGTGTCGGCATTTAAATGATGTGCCTCATCTGCTAAAAAAACTAATTTTCTATCCTTAAAATCTTCAAAACTCAAAGCATTTTCTCTTTCATATTTTAAAAGCGAAAAAAGAGATTGGATCGTAGTAAAATAAAGATTGATGCATCCTTCTTTGCTTTCAAAAAGATTATGGATTACATTAATCTCTACATGAGAAGAATTAACAACAATCGGATTTTTAAAAAGATATTTACTTGAAGTTTTGTCTGCAAAATTTGCTTTTGTTTTTTCTACGATAGTTGTTTTATCCACAAAGAAAATAAAATCCCTATAACCTCTTTTGTAGCAATCAAGAATTAATGCTGCCATCATAAGAGTTTTTCCACTCCCTGTGGCCATATTAAACATCAAATGTCTTTCTTTAATACTTTCAAAGTTTGCAAGATAATATTTAAGTGCCTCTTCTTGATAAATTCTAAGTTCTTTACTTAGATTTTCTTTAATATACGCAGGGATCTTAAGATCCTTCAATCCTCTTTTTCCAAATTCTTCTGTAAGCTTTTCATATAATTTTTTATCACTCATTACTTATCCTCATAAAATATTCTATTTAACTCTATTACCTCTGTATCAATCTCATAGCTATTATCTTCAATATCTTCATAAGGGAGATAGTCCATATTAGAATCTAAAATAAGCTTTAAGACTTCTTTTTTATTCTCTAAATCCAATTCTTTAAAATCTTTATCTTTAATTACATCTTCTAAATCCACTCGATAATCTAAAAATGCTTTAGATTCTAAATCTTGATAGATTTTTTCTAGCTCTTTTTCATCTTTTGAGTTTTTTATTTTTTCTTTATAGAGGGCATTTAAAGGCATTAGCTCTGCATACACAAAGCTTCCTCCACCATTCCATTTCACTGCTTTAGAGATTCCTCCTTGCTCTCCATCTATTACTTTTTTAAGTCTTTCTTTGGTAATAGATTCTATATAGTCCATTTGTTCAATGCCTATATATCTCCTATGCATCTTATGAGCAACGGCTAATGTAGTCCCACTCCCTGCAAAAAAATCCATAATAAGGTCGTTTTCATTGGTAGATATTTCGATTATTCTTTGAAGTAGGGCTTCGGGTTTGGGGGTAGCAAAAAGCTCTA is a genomic window of Helicobacter anatolicus containing:
- a CDS encoding DEAD/DEAH box helicase family protein, which codes for MSDKKLYEKLTEEFGKRGLKDLKIPAYIKENLSKELRIYQEEALKYYLANFESIKERHLMFNMATGSGKTLMMAALILDCYKRGYRDFIFFVDKTTIVEKTKANFADKTSSKYLFKNPIVVNSSHVEINVIHNLFESKEGCINLYFTTIQSLFSLLKYERENALSFEDFKDRKLVFLADEAHHLNADTKKQNKEEQEKKEGWEAITKRAFESHKENLMFEFSATIPRDDNVLKKYRDKIIYEYNLAKFCKDGYSKRIFVMKYENKSLQDRFLGGILLSLYRELLAQKYQIALKPVILFKSEAIKTSEANQEVFLEFLDNLDIRMIDNFYKSTDSRESELFAKSLEFFQKEFKEAYLENIVNYLKNNFKQTYILNTNDEKELEKNQILLNSLEDSHNQVRVIFTVDKLNEGWDVLNLFDIVRLGNKTSGAVTTKEAQLIGRGARYYPFKTNEFAPDLTYKRKFDNDLDNELSMLERLSYHTLNEVEFIKNLNKSMRDQGLSFENKKRCINLTPNKKLEHIIKDNKIYYAKNKRIKKQDLKHFEITKEEMKQKIKRNIPLFAKGIKESEEQFKEIKEERNFQELAKLNRIPTKFFLKAMNMLGLGFKEINENFNVKSKNEFIENYLKNIDFSFSKKQVFNTENNLEIAKFILENFKKIKEEIKQEYEVTEFKAYRLNLGERVIFKSEEKDVTNLNLDSDNFEWLYYHNLSHDSGLEKEFLNFIEGNKEKINAVFSQWFIVRNDGFEEFKLFDNREGSTYGQGFEPDFIFFGKKKNENDKFLSIECFFEAKGGHLTTQDAWKEEFLQTIQNKKMQAEDKKLTLYSLPFFIEKKVGKNQKFIDAFNDFFREK